A region of Cataglyphis hispanica isolate Lineage 1 chromosome 8, ULB_Chis1_1.0, whole genome shotgun sequence DNA encodes the following proteins:
- the LOC126851755 gene encoding 46 kDa FK506-binding nuclear protein — MFWGLILEPYKRYTQCVEQAFHLSMACLDVSQAHSESIQVMLKYNDRNFLLCTLNKNTVFQTPLDVLFEKGDNITFYCNGRGSVHMTGYLLPNDLLDSDSDSEIKEEQKGEEIELNTKPEKSLKRKAESPKIKKKAKLIKKKYFEGNNWDDDDDDDDDDDDDDDDEENNSSLENDSDDTDIEDEEDEIDNDDDDDVEEEEEEEEKEEEEEEEEEEEEEEGEQEQEHKHKHEKIAKPQKHEKKEIENQQQNKQKKKHDKQNKINGEEVKQEQQSKKQKKKAEQQTQKNNLIEAKKRIIEGGVQVEDIKLGNGALATSGKLITVYYVGRCKIGKEEKKVDSYTQGNGFKFRLGKGEVIKGWDVGISGMKVGGKRRLTIPPNMGYGAKGSLPTIPANSTLVFEVELKNVN, encoded by the exons atgttTTGGG gATTGATATTGGAACCGTACAAACGATACACGCAGTGTGTAGAACAGGCATTCCATCTGTCGATGGCATGTTTGGATGTATCGCAAGCACACAgtg AATCAATACAGGTAATGCTAAAATACAACGACAGAAACTTTTTGCTTTGCACCTTAAATAAGAACACTGTGTTCCAAACACCGCTTGATGTACTTTTTGAAAAGGGagataatataactttttactgCAATGGTCGAGGGTCTGTACATATGACTGGATATCTGTTACCAAATGATCTTCTAGATTCAGATTCTGATTCTGAAATCAAAGAAGAGCAAAAAGGagaagaaatagaattaaatacaaaaccTGAAAAGAGTTTGAAGAGAAAGGCAGAATcaccaaaaattaaaaaaaaagcaaagcttattaaaaaaaaatattttgaaggtAATAATTgggatgatgatgatgatgatgatgatgatgatgatgatgatgatgatgatgaagaaaataatagctCTTTGGAAAATGACTCAGACGACACAGATATCGAAGATGAAGAAGACGAAAtagataatgatgatgatgatgatgttgaggaggaggaggaggaggaggagaaggaggaagaggaggaagaagaagaggaggaggaggaggaggagggggagcaAGAGCAAgaacataaacataaacatgaaaaaattgcaaagccTCAAAAACATGAGAAAAAGGAGATAGAGAATCAACAacaaaataagcaaaaaaagaaacatgataagcaaaacaaaataaatgggGAAGAAGTTAAACAAGAACAGCAAAGTAAGAAACAAAAGAAGAAAGCAGAGCAGCAAACGCAAAAGAACAATCTAATTGAAGCAAAAAAGAGAATCATTGAAGGTGGTGTACAAGTGGAAGATATAAAACTTGGTAATGGTGCACTCGCAACAAGTGGCAAACTTATTACAGTTTATTATGTGGGTCGCTGTAAAAtaggaaaagaagaaaagaaagttgATTCGTATACGCAAGGAAATGGTTTCAAATTCCGCCTTGGTAAAGGAGAAGTGATCAAAGGGTGGGATGTGGGAATCTCTGGAATGAAAGTTGGTGGGAAGCGCCGTCTTACGATACCACCTAATATGGg atATGGAGCTAAAGGCTCTCTTCCCACAATCCCTGCAAATAGCACACTTGTATTTGAGGTTGAACTTaagaatgttaattaa
- the LOC126851748 gene encoding signal recognition particle 9 kDa protein: protein MTYLSSWEEFEKGAERLYLHDPINTRYTMKYCHNKGLLCLKLTDNRRCLQYRTEIAQDLKKMEKFIGNLMRHMASKDS from the exons ATGACATATTTGAGTTCATGGgaagaatttgaaaaaggTGCTGAAAGGTTATACCTACACGATCCGATAAAC ACTCGATatacaatgaaatattgtcACAACAAAGgacttttatgtttaaaattaacagaCAATCGACGG TGTCTTCAATATAGAACAGAAATAGctcaagatttaaaaaaaatggaaaaatttatagGTAATCTCATGAGACACATGGCATCGAAAGATAGTTAA
- the LOC126851761 gene encoding actin-related protein 6, with amino-acid sequence MSNSTFILDNGAYMAKAGLSNETPKLIPNCIMKAKSERRRPFIGNQIEECRDASGLFYMLPFQKGYLVNWDIQKTLWDYIFSKESCSVNLNQLSVIVTEPMFNFPSIQEAMTEIFFEEYECHSLLRINAASLSCYNYRSENPSTKCCIVIDSGYSFTHIIPYINDSKVKEGIRRIDVGGKLLTNHLKEILSYRQLHVMDETYVINQVKEDCCFVSQDFFKDMERAKCKLEKNTIAKDYVLPDYTTLRRGYLKDPGPSNEQQTLRLTNERFAIPEILFHPSDIGIRQMGISEAVIDSIKACDEETWPHFLSNIILTGGNAKFPGFKDRIYKEIRSLAPTEYAVNVYLPQNPITNAWFGGKQLSQDTMFSNLLITREEYEEEGPSICFEKFDI; translated from the exons atgagtaACTCCACTTTTATTCTCGATAACGGTGCTTACATGGCGAAAGCTGGTTTATCCAATGAAACACCTAA attaattccAAATTGTATAATGAAAGCAAAGAGCGAACGTCGTAGACCTTTCATTGGAAATCAAATCGAAGAATGTAGAGATGCTTCTGGATTGTTTTACATGTTACCTTTCCAGAAAGGTTATCTGGTGAATTGGGATATTCAAAAAACTTTATgggattatatattttcgaaagaatCTTGTTCGGTGAATTTAAATCAGTTGTCTGTGATAGTGACAGAACCTATGTTTAATTTTCCAAGCATACAAGAAGCTatgacagaaatattttttgaggaATACGAATGTCACAGTCTCCTGAGGATAAACGCAGCGAGTCTTTCATGTTATAATTACAGATCCGAAAATCCTAGTACAAAATGTTGCATAGTAATAGATAGCGGTTACAGTTTTACGCATATTATACCCTACATCAATGATTCAAAAGTAAAAGAAGGGATTCGAAGAATAGATGTAGGTGGTAAACTTTTAACAAATCACCTGAAAGAGATATTGTCTTATCGTCAGCTGCACGTTATGGATGaaacatatgtaattaatcAAGTGAAAGAAGATTGTTGTTTTGTGTCTCAAGATTTCTTTAAAGATATGGAACGGGCCAAATGTAAGttggaaaaaaatactattgcTAAGGATTATGTTTTGCCAGATTATACGACTCTACGTCGTGGATATCTTAAGGATCCAGGACCATCTAATGAGCAACAAACATTACGTTTGACTAATGAGAGATTTGCTATACCTGAAATATTATTCCATCCATCTGATATTGGTATCCGACAAATGGGTATTTCCGAAGCTGTTATAGATTCCATAAAAGCTTGCGACGAAGAAACATGGCCTCATTTtctatctaatattattctaaCTGGTGGTAATGCAAAATTTCCAGGATTTAAGGACAgaatttacaaagaaattaGAAGTTTAGCTCCAACAGAATATGCTGTAAACGTCTATTTACcacaaaa tcCAATCACTAATGCATGGTTTGGTGGGAAACAACTTTCACAAGACACAATGTTTTCAAATCTTTTGATAACAAGAGAAGAGTATGAAGAAGAAGGGCCATCTATATGCTTTGAAAAGtttgacatataa
- the LOC126851760 gene encoding ubiquitin-like modifier-activating enzyme 5, with the protein MNEIESLRQRILELENELKKKDKNAATTREKIEHMSEEVVDSNPYSRLMALKRMGIVENYEKIRELTIAIVGIGGVGSVTAEMLTRCGIGKLILFDYDNVELANMNRLFFQPHQAGQSKVEAAANTLHYINPDVEIEVHNYNITTIDNFSDFMNTISTSSLKNGPVDLVLSCVDNFEARMAINTACNELNQKWFESGVSENAVSGHIQFIVPGETACFACAPPLIVASSIDEKTLKREGVCAASLPTTMGIVSGFLVQNTLKFLLKFGQVSYYLGYNAMEDFFPTMTLKPNPNCDDAHCRQRQKEYAQKPKSQQKPSKIIEEKAIHEDNKWGISLVDEQNEQPDETTSTSGVRYAYTISTPTHVTNLEREQTVPESTGASLEELMAEMKSI; encoded by the exons atgaatgaaataGAAAGCCTGCGACAAAGAATTTTAGAACtcgaaaatgaattaaaaaagaaagataaaaatgcggCAACAACGAGAGAAAAGATCGAACATATGTCAGAAGAAGTAGTGGATTCAAATCCATAtag tCGATTGATGGCATTGAAGCGTATGGgtattgttgaaaattatgaaaagataCGAGAGTTAACCATTGCTATAGTTGGAATTGGTGGTGTTGGTAGTGTAACAGCAGAAATGTTGACAAGATGTGGTATCGGAAAA ttgatattatttgattatgatAATGTAGAACTTGCAAATATGAATAGACTATTTTTTCAACCACATCAAGCAGGTCAGAGCAAAGTAGAAGCAGCAGCAAATactttgcattatataaatcCTGATGTGGAAATTGAGGtgcacaattataatattacaactattgataatttttcagatttcatGAATACAATAag TACTTCCAGCTTAAAAAATGGACCAGTTGACTTGGTATTGAGCTGTGTCGACAATTTTGAAGCTCGTATGGCAATTAATACCGCATGTAATGAACTGAATCAGAAATGGTTTGAAAGTGGCGTTTCCGAAAATGCTGTTTCTGGTCATATCCAATTCATTGTGCCTGGTGAAACAGCCTGTTTTGCA tgTGCTCCACCTTTGATCGTAGCATCTAGTATCGACGAGAAAACTTTGAAACGTGAAGGTGTATGTGCTGCATCATTGCCTACCACTATGGGTATAGTGTCAGGTTTTTTGGTGCAGAACACTTTAAAATTCTTACTAAAGTTTGGACAAGTGTCTTACTATTTGGGTTACAATGCTATGGAAGACTTTTTTCCTACAATGACTTTAAAACCTAATCCAAATTGCGATGATGCACATTGTAGACaaagacaaaaagaatatGCACAAAAACCAAAAAGTCAACAAAAGCCAAGCAAgattatagaagaaaaagcTATACATGAAGATAATAAATGGG GAATTTCATTAGTCGATGAACAAAATGAGCAACCAGATGAAACAACATCGACTTCAGGTGTACGATATGCCTATACTATTTCTACACCTACTCATGTTACCAATTTAGAAAGAGAACAAACTGTTCCTGAATCTACAGGAGCAAGTTTAGAAGAATTAATGGCAGAGatgaaatctatttaa
- the LOC126851747 gene encoding band 4.1-like protein 4, giving the protein MVVEWLCPGLRPTRSNRPRLLHCKVILLDEHELLQDVLSSNLGQELLDRVFKHLNLLETSYFGLRYLDHGNQTQWLDQSKKLGKQLKAHKGDPGTDVHTLYFGVKFYAADPCKLIEEITRYQFFLQIKQDILQGRLPVSFDLVAELGAYVVQSELGDYDPRRHSPGYVTEFRFLANQTTELENRIVEIHKTLIGQLPSTAELNYLDKVKWLEMYGVDLHPVLGEDSVEYFLGLTPSGIILLRNKTKVGNYYWPRINKIYYKGRYFMLRVSEKNSEERTHGFETPSKGACRHLWKCCLEHQAFFRLMATGPPPLSPYSRFHSYSPPSTLEKHTAIRRNPPPFQRTPSRRAQRRVVEGQEMVGSFIETPVAVITNPNCNSSSGNVPCNTQRQINTSSPRSTRSAPWTQSQPRGLYTSSSPRSVRSAGTAPALLSRLQRRSSSVESQSSGDSHSRGGHRRRSHSHSHRRHSRHSDCESELSRCSDTRSGHRKHRRKHRNSRSSRHELVDSEPQWREAQKRKGEGVQKAIVSHTEPRRRHRSRHRSPSQKQSLPDELRKHLEFGLVDTSGMSEQQRREISYTVVQSQSVQQSPLQSNNSRLDDTDSSSLPRTIGSIGKRERRIVRHNHDGSAYNLLSATSNRVEAKSLRVPNNCNIKRDFYYTRNHRVSIGNNTDSGLGESTPQDFSSCRSSSADSNKPIHITQMQLGGEVLYELPSNQEIYPPIDTTLDAVLQPIISTLTRRQRNHPQ; this is encoded by the exons ATGGTGGTGGAGTGGCTATGTCCTGGACTCAGGCCGACCAGGAGCAACAGGCCTCGTCTTTTACACTGTAAAGTGATACTTCTGGACGAGCACGAATTATTACAAGACGTCTTG AGCTCGAACCTAGGTCAAGAATTGTTGGATAGAGTATTCAAGCATCTTAATTTACTGGAAACTTCTTATTTTGGATTACGCTATCTTGATCACGGAAATCAAACG CAATGGCTCGATCAGAGCAAAAAGCTCGGTAAGCAATTGAAGGCTCATAAAGGAGATCCTGGAACGGATGTTCACACTCTCTACTTTGGAGTTAAATTTTATGCGGCAGATCCGTGTAAACTCATTGAAGAGATTACtag ATACCagttttttctacaaatcaAGCAAGATATTCTGCAAGGAAGACTGCCCGTATCCTTTGATTTAGTTGCGGAATTGGGAGCCTACGTTGTTCAAT CGGAACTTGGTGATTATGATCCTAGACGACACTCGCCTGGATATGTCACGGAATTTCGGTTCCTCGCCAATCAAACTACGGAACTGGAGAATCGTATAGTAGAAATCCATAAAACTCTTAT aggACAATTACCCTCAACggcagaattaaattatctggaTAAAGTAAAATGGTTGGAAATGTATGGGGTAGATTTACATCCTGTATTG GGTGAGGATAGCGTGGAATATTTTTTGGGCTTAACACCGAGCGGAATAATATTGCTGCGCAACAAAACTAAAGTAGGAAATTACTATTGGCctcgaattaataaaatctactATAag GGTAGATATTTCATGCTGAGAGtgagtgaaaaaaattctgaagaGAGAACACACGGTTTCGAGACACCATCGAAAGGGGCCTGTCGCCATCTCTGGAAATGTTGTTTGGAGCATCAAGCTTTTTTCCGATTAATGGCAACCGGTCCACCGCCTCTAAGTCCATATTCTCGTTTTCATTCATACAGTCCTCCGTCCACTTTAGAGAAACATACCGCTATTAGGCGAAATCCACCGCCGTTTCAAAGAACTCCCAGTCGGAGAGCACAAAGACGAGTTGTGGAAGGTCAAGAAATGGTCGGATCATTCATCGAAACACCCGTCGCCGTAATCACGAATCCAAATTGCAATTCATCTAGCGGTAATGTTCCGTGCAATACGCAAAGGCAGATAAACACATCGAGTCCGAGAAGCACGAGAAGTGCACCGTGGACGCAGAGTCAACCCCGTGGTCTTTACACCTCGTCTAGTCCTCGCTCAGTTCGCTCCGCAGGAACGGCGCCGGCA CTCTTAAGTAGACTTCAACGTCGCAGTAGTTCGGTAGAGAGTCAAAGCTCAGGAGATAGTCATAGTCGCGGTGGTCACCGTAGAAGAAGTCATAGTCATAGTCACCGTCGACACAGCAGACATTCCGACTGCGAATCTGAACTTTCAAGATGTTCGGACACAAGATCCGGCCATCGGAAACACCGTAGAAAACACAGGAATTCCCGTTCCAg cAGACACGAGTTAGTAGATTCGGAGCCACAATGGAGAGAAGCGCAGAAACGAAAAGGAGAAGGCGTGCAAAAAGCTATC gTGAGTCACACAGAACCTAGAAGAAGACACAGAAGCAGACATCGAAGTCCTTCCCAAAAACAATCACTTCCGGATGAACTTCGAaa ACACTTGGAATTTGGCCTAGTCGATACTAGTGGAATGAGTGAGCAGCAACGTCGAGAGATATCCTACACAGTGGTACAATCGCAGTCTGTACAACAATCTCCTCTACAATCTAACAATTCTCGATTGGACGACACAGATTCATCGTCCCTACCTAG AACTATTGGATCCATtggcaaaagagaaagaagaatcgTGCGGCATAATCATGATGGAAGTGCTTATAATTTGCTATCCGCAACATCCAATCGAGTCGAGGCAAAATCTCTCAGAGTTCCAAACAATTGTAACATCAAGagggatttttattatactcgtAACCACAGAGTGTCAATAGGGAATAATACAGACAGTGGACTCGGGGAGAGCACACCGCAGGATTTTTCAAGTTGCCGCTCGAGTTCTGCAGACAGCAATAAACCTATTCACATA ACACAAATGCAATTAGGGGGAGAGGTACTCTATGAACTGCCTTCAAATCAAGAAATCTATCCTCCTATTGACACTACTTTGGATGCTGTTCTTCAACCCATTATATC AACTTTAACAAGGAGGCAACGGAATCATCCACaataa
- the LOC126851753 gene encoding uncharacterized protein LOC126851753 isoform X1, with amino-acid sequence MHSSAGVRAAIPRDFRINSDGIERCAYVVSPTVESYGIEWVKSDLGEISKFVNGIIDGKSASTTQRVNTRRCYKTSISSGYSSHSPLLSVGSCSYYTPTSTRDLSNGGLAVIHENETAYVPQPIWPFVPCYQAENIDYEGIYTCRVCGCTCSYLPPSTPSASSPLTASAREMLLELSRTLNSMIDGDIAVVPEDILRDISRIVSLDSRNDNLYEYVYPWTLNENNLSVSPNYIKDVPPRVYSELYVGPRAFYENNSMRPALFLKNDRITKRENAEREFCETSSGPYVLKYQDDKHIKSSCAKLSFGLDKDKQCQNGLTSTESKYSTQLDYSDIGSSSEETIASSNDWNRRLAVKDLGKDLDFTLDVTRAERLSRTIAKAKRKRQWCRALTTLFALIFFVLSVIVVSLCITRGRKMFGSI; translated from the exons ATGCATTCGAGTGCCGGCGTTCGAGCGGCGATCCCGCGCGATTTCAGGATCAATTCCGATGGAATAGAAAGATGCGCTTACGTCGTGTCGCCCACAGTCGAATCATATGGAATCGAATG GGTAAAGTCAGATTTGGGTGAGATCTCTAAATTCGTAAACGGCATCATAGACGGCAAGTCAGCAAGTACAACTCAGCGAGTTAATACGAGAAGATGTTACAAAACATCCATCAGCTCCGGCTACTCGAGTCATTCTCCACTGTTATCGGTCGGTTCATGTTCTTACTATACACCAACGTCGACGAGAGATCTGTCGAATGGTGGTCTAGCTGTGATTCACGAGAACGAAACAGCTTATGTACCGCAACCCATTTGGCCTTTTGTTCCATGTTATCAGGccgaaaatatagattatgaaG GCATCTATACGTGTCGCGTCTGTGGTTGCACATGTAGCTATTTGCCACCGTCGACACCGTCGGCATCATCACCGCTGACAGCATCAGCGCGCGAGATGTTGCTCGAATTATCTCGAACTCTTAATTCTATGATAGACGGTGACATCGCGGTGGTACCGGAAGATATCTTGCGCGATATCTCACGTATCGTTTCTCTCGATTCAAGGAACGATAATTTATACGAATATGTTTACCCTTGGACTTTGAACGAAAATAATCTATCGGTATCTCCAAATTACATCAAGGACGTACCGCCAAGAGTCTATTCTGAATTATATGTTGGTCCTCGTGCTTTCTATGAAAATAACTCGATGCGACCCGCGTTATTCCTTAAAAATGATAGGATAACGAAACGCGAGAACGCAGAAAGGGAGTTTTGCGAAACGTCTAGTGGTCCATACGTCCTTAAATACCAAGATGACAAACATATTAAAAGTAGTTGTGCAAAACTATCGTTTGGATTAGACAAAGATAAACAATGCCAAAACGGACTCACCTCGACCGaatcaaaatattcaaca CAGTTGGATTACAGTGACATTGGCTCGTCTAGTGAAGAAACGATTGCCTCGTCCAACGATTGGAATCGTCGCTTAGCCGTTAAAGACTTAGGAAAGGATTTGGATTTCACTCTCGATGTAACGCGTGCCGAGCGTTTAAGTCGAACAATCGCAAAAGCGAAACGAAAACGGCAATGGTGCAGAGCCCTTACCACTCTTTtcgctttaattttcttcgtaTTAAGTGTCATCGTTGTCTCATTATGCATAACGAGGGGTCGTAAGATGTTTGGAAGCATTTAA
- the LOC126851753 gene encoding uncharacterized protein LOC126851753 isoform X2: MHSSAGVRAAIPRDFRINSDGIERCAYVVSPTVESYGIEWVKSDLGEISKFVNGIIDGKSASTTQRVNTRRCYKTSISSGYSSHSPLLSVGSCSYYTPTSTRDLSNGGLAVIHENETAYVPQPIWPFVPCYQAENIDYEGIYTCRVCGCTCSYLPPSTPSASSPLTASAREMLLELSRTLNSMIDGDIAVVPEDILRDISRIVSLDSRNDNLYEYVYPWTLNENNLSVSPNYIKDVPPRVYSELYVGPRAFYENNSMRPALFLKNDRITKRENAEREFCETSSGPYVLKYQDDKHIKSSCAKLSFGLDKDKQCQNGLTSTESKYSTLDYSDIGSSSEETIASSNDWNRRLAVKDLGKDLDFTLDVTRAERLSRTIAKAKRKRQWCRALTTLFALIFFVLSVIVVSLCITRGRKMFGSI; the protein is encoded by the exons ATGCATTCGAGTGCCGGCGTTCGAGCGGCGATCCCGCGCGATTTCAGGATCAATTCCGATGGAATAGAAAGATGCGCTTACGTCGTGTCGCCCACAGTCGAATCATATGGAATCGAATG GGTAAAGTCAGATTTGGGTGAGATCTCTAAATTCGTAAACGGCATCATAGACGGCAAGTCAGCAAGTACAACTCAGCGAGTTAATACGAGAAGATGTTACAAAACATCCATCAGCTCCGGCTACTCGAGTCATTCTCCACTGTTATCGGTCGGTTCATGTTCTTACTATACACCAACGTCGACGAGAGATCTGTCGAATGGTGGTCTAGCTGTGATTCACGAGAACGAAACAGCTTATGTACCGCAACCCATTTGGCCTTTTGTTCCATGTTATCAGGccgaaaatatagattatgaaG GCATCTATACGTGTCGCGTCTGTGGTTGCACATGTAGCTATTTGCCACCGTCGACACCGTCGGCATCATCACCGCTGACAGCATCAGCGCGCGAGATGTTGCTCGAATTATCTCGAACTCTTAATTCTATGATAGACGGTGACATCGCGGTGGTACCGGAAGATATCTTGCGCGATATCTCACGTATCGTTTCTCTCGATTCAAGGAACGATAATTTATACGAATATGTTTACCCTTGGACTTTGAACGAAAATAATCTATCGGTATCTCCAAATTACATCAAGGACGTACCGCCAAGAGTCTATTCTGAATTATATGTTGGTCCTCGTGCTTTCTATGAAAATAACTCGATGCGACCCGCGTTATTCCTTAAAAATGATAGGATAACGAAACGCGAGAACGCAGAAAGGGAGTTTTGCGAAACGTCTAGTGGTCCATACGTCCTTAAATACCAAGATGACAAACATATTAAAAGTAGTTGTGCAAAACTATCGTTTGGATTAGACAAAGATAAACAATGCCAAAACGGACTCACCTCGACCGaatcaaaatattcaaca TTGGATTACAGTGACATTGGCTCGTCTAGTGAAGAAACGATTGCCTCGTCCAACGATTGGAATCGTCGCTTAGCCGTTAAAGACTTAGGAAAGGATTTGGATTTCACTCTCGATGTAACGCGTGCCGAGCGTTTAAGTCGAACAATCGCAAAAGCGAAACGAAAACGGCAATGGTGCAGAGCCCTTACCACTCTTTtcgctttaattttcttcgtaTTAAGTGTCATCGTTGTCTCATTATGCATAACGAGGGGTCGTAAGATGTTTGGAAGCATTTAA